ATAGAGCACCCAGGGTCCGTCCCGCCGTGTCCTCAGGAAACCGGCATTGAAGAGAATGCCGAGGTTGCGCGACGCGCGGGACTGGGATATCTCCAAGGCCTGCATGACCTCGCAGACGCAGCACTCCCGCTCCAGGAGGACGTTGAGAATCCTCAGTCTCGTCTCGTCGGACAGTGCCCTTGTAGCCTTCAGCAGTTCCTGCATGACACTCCTGTGTTTCTAAATTGGATATGCGCATATCCGCATATATTCTACCACTATCTCTGCCACGACTGCAAGTCCTCTG
This genomic stretch from Dehalococcoidales bacterium harbors:
- a CDS encoding metalloregulator ArsR/SmtB family transcription factor, with amino-acid sequence MQELLKATRALSDETRLRILNVLLERECCVCEVMQALEISQSRASRNLGILFNAGFLRTRRDGPWVLYSLDTESDNHVAVTLVNSLEGLLAGNEIAVLDRKRLAEAERVGPGCVSRNTG